The region CCAGTCCAATTGGATTCATTCAATTCCTAGAAGGAAGAGAAATCAAGAACTAAGACTGAATTTAACGTTCAGAAAGTATATATAAAAAGGAGAATTTATTGTGCCTACTTTTCTAATTAGGCGCCTGATCTGGTGCTGAATCGGCTGATAATGATTCCGAAGCGGCTTTTTGAGCTGCAATTTGTTCTGCAGCAGCTTTCTTTTCAGCAGCTGCTTGATCTGCCTCAGCTTTCAATTTTGCCGCTGCCATAGCAGCTGCCTTGTCTTTTGCTTTAGTAGCTTCCTTGGAGTTATGAAGCTTAAGGCTTTTGCTATCTAAAAACTTTAATGCTGTAATGAGAATTGGCACGTGAGCCACTCCTCCAGCTAAAACTAATGCCTGACTGTAAGCCATTTGCGTAGATATAGCTAATTAGTACTCTTACATTCAAAGATCCTTATTTAAATCATTAGTTATATATTGTCTTAATTAACTACTTTTATTTTTTTATAGGACAGCTCAAACTATTTCGAAATGGTGGCGTTAATAAACACTATTACTTTAACCGTGTGACGGTTCTTGTCCCCCTAACCTATCAAAAAGATCAAGACTTTCCTTGTTTAGCCCTATTACTTCTACGTTTGATCCGCCAAGACTAAGCTTTCTTATTATTTGGTCAAGAGCTGTTACTCCACTTTGATCCCATATGTGTGCTTCAGACATATCTATTTTTATTGTTTTGGGGTGGTCATGAGTATCAAATCCTTGAAGGAAATATATTTTGCTAACGAAAAATAACTGACCTGAAACCTCATAAATTATTTCATTATTATCATTCTTATATGATGTTACGCGTATAACTTTAGCGACTTTCCTACTAAATAATATTCCAGCTAAAGCAACACCTGCTATAACTCCTAATGCAAGATTATGTGGCGTAGTTAACATTGTCACCGAGAAAGTCATAATCATCACTGCAGTATCACTTCTAGGTATCTTTGATATATTTTTTAGTCCATTAGTATCAGCTGTGCTTATAGCAATAGTAATCATTACTGCAACCAATGCTGCCATTGGGATCTGCTCTAACCATTGCTTACATAATAAAATCATTATTAGAAGACTTATACCGGAAGAAAATGTTGAAAGTCTAGATCTGCCTCCATTCTCTGCATTCATAACTGATTGGCCTACTAATGCACATCCAGCCATGCCCCCAAATAGAGATGAAACAATGTTGGCAATTCCTTGCCCTCGGGCCTCAGTATTTTTGTTTGAGTTTGTATCTGTAATATCATCAATAATATCCTGAGTTAAAAAAGTCTCCATTAATCCAACTAGAGATATCGCTAATGCTGTTGGAAGGACAATGCCAAAAGTTTCTAAGTTAAATGGTACTTTCCCATCAGCAATAGAACCGAAAGGCAATTCAAAACTAGGTAGGCCTATTGGTAATTGCCCTAAGTCTTTGACTGTTGGAATATCAATAGGAAGCTGAATGGAAATTATTGTAATTATTAGAATTGCAACTAACTGGGAAGGTATAACTTTAGTTATTTTAGGTAATCCATAAATAATTAATAAACCTAAAGCTATTAATAGCCATACAATTGGAATTTGAATTCCTACAGGTAAAACTTGTTCAGCCTGGCCTTTAGCAATTTCTTCTCCATAGTGAAAATTCAGCCCCATTTGTGGAAGTTGAGCCTGAAATATAAGTAAAGCTAGAGCATTTACAAAACCACTTAATACGCCAGTTGGGACAAACCGCATTTGATAAGCAAGACGTAAATAGCCCCATATGATTTGGAAAATTCCAGTTAATAAACCAGCAGCAATTAAATAAGAAAGACCTAGACCATTACCTTGTGCATTACCTGTTGCTACAACACCAGTCATTAAAAGAGCTGTGGAACCTGTTGCTGATGTGATCATGCCCATTCTTCCGCCGATGAGCGCGATTGTTATGGAAAGGCAAAAGGCTCCAAAGAGCCCTACTTGTGGATCCACTCCAGCTATACCTGAGAATGCTATGGCCTCAGGAATCATTGCAAATGCAACTACAAGGCCAGATAAAATATCTTTTCTTGGATTAGAAAACCATTCTTCTAAAACAGTTGACTTTGTTTTAATCAGCATTGATTAATAAAACTCCTTCTGAGGACAGTATCTCAAAGAGGTGGCAAAATACCTTTTGGATCATATTCTGATTTGAATTGCCTTAACTTTGGAAGCCATTCTTTAAAGGCAGCATTGATTTCTTTTTGGTGCCAGTTTAAGTGAGGGTGAAGTTGTGCTAAATGAACTCCAGGGAAATAATCTTTAAGTGAATCCCATGAATTCTCGATCCATAAAAGGCTTTTCTCTTTACTTTTAATATCATTTGCTTTCCATGAACCAGTAATCCAAGGCTTCCAGATTGCATCTTTGTGAACAAATGAGCTTAACTCTTTTGTTGAATATTTAGTAGCACCTCCTAGCTGTTGGGCACAAATGTAAGAATTTTCATTTGGTCGTTTATTCATTATTTCTTCTATTACATTCAAAACATCTGAAGCTTTTTTATTTATTGATGGGCCAAGTAGTCCAAGAACTTCTGAATATTGTTTTTCGTAAAGTGATTGACCAATAAGCTGTGGCTTCAATCTCTTTAAATGATTAAGATTTTTTGCATTAGATATATTAAAATCTTTTGATTTAGGTATTTGATTTAATATTTTTGTGAAACTTTCATGATTATTTTCTCCGTCAAACTCGCATACTCCATAAGCTTTTATTGTATTGCCCCAAATCCAATATAGGCTTGCTGAATTAGGCCATTTCTCGGCCATTTCTATTGTTTCAGCAAGTTGCTTAGAGGATAATGTCGACTCCCATAAACCTAATGGTTTTAATTTATAAGTTTTAAGCTTTAAATGAGTAATTATTGCAACAAATGGTGCTGCTCCACAAAGAACTTTCCATTTTAACTTTTCTTGATCACTTGAACTTGAATTAGGCTTAGATAAAGCAAACTTATTACCATTTCCCCAGTAGCCATGTATCTCAAGAACTTGATCTATAGCTAATCCATATTTTCTGCTCAATGGACTAATTCCTCCTGTCAAAATATATCCAAGGCCAGTAACTCCGGATATTCCTATAGGGAAAGTCCTATTAAAGTCTGACAGTTTTTCAATAAGGTTTTCCATTCTTACGCCTGCTTCTATAACAACCTGATTGTTTGAGGTGTCTAATTTAATGGCTTGAAATCTATGACGGAAATCAAGTGTCCAATGACCTTTGGCCGCACATTGGCTTGATGTGCCTCCTCCACATATCATTAATGGTTTTGGATGTAGTAGATCATTTTTTATCATTTCTAATAGTTCTGAATTTATGTCCTTATAAATTCCAGCAATATTAAAATCCTGTGCCTGAGTATTTTGGAATATCAGATCGTTATCAATATTGTTCACGATTGTTGTTATATGAGATTAATTAGCTTTTCTATTAGATTTTGTGCCCCTTATCACGATATGGTTTTTAAAAGCGCCATAAAGTTTTGATTTCAGGGCTTTTTGATAAATTAGATTCCAACATAGGAATACTTATTATTGGCCATGGGAGCAGAAACTCGCATGCAACAGATGAATTTGCAACATTAGCTGAGCGTATAAAAGCTTCATTATCCAATATTCCTGTTGAATACGGTTACTTAGAGTTTTCTTGCCCAACAATTGCAAATGCTTTAGATACTCTTAGAGGAAATTCAGTTAAAAAGGTTATTGCCTTACCTGCAATGTTATTTGCTGCAGGTCATGCTAAGAATGATATCCCGGCTGTATTAAATGATTATTCTCTGAAAACTGGATTGGAAATAATTTATGGCAGAGAACTTGGTATAGATAACTCTATGGTATGTGCTGCTGGAGAAAGAATAAAAGAATCAATTAATTCTAAATCTGAATTTCCTTTGAATAAAACATTATTAGTTGTTGTAGGAAGAGGTTCTTCAGACCCTGATGCTAATTCTAACGTTTCTAAGTTAACAAGAATGCTTGTAGAATCCTTTGGATTTGCCTGGGGTGAAACTGTTTATTCGGGTGTTACCTTCCCTCTTGTTGAGCCTGGGTTGAGGAAATTGGTTAAATTAGGATTCAGTAGAATAGTTGTTTTCCCTTATTTTTTATTCTCGGGAGTGCTAGTTAGCAGAATACGCAAATATGTTCAGTTAGTTGCTCTTGATAACCCTGATATTGAATTTATAAATGCTGGTTATTTGGGGAATCATTCAAAAGTAAGAGAGACATTTATATCAAGGATTAGTGAGGCTTTTACTGGAGAGAACACAATGAATTGCTCACTATGTAAATACAGATCAAATTTGTTGGGCTTTGAGAGTGAGGTTGGATTACCGCAAGTTAGCCATCACAACCATGTAGAAGGATTAATGCAATCATGCAATTTGTGCGAAATTGAATGTACTGGAGAATGTGACTCTCAAGAAAAAACCTCTTTAAATGAGCATGAGCATGAGCATGAGCATCCAATCTATCCTCACTCTCAGCATCCTTTTGGCCCAGTCACGCTTCGCAATTCAAAAAGAACTTAAATCTAAAATAAATAGCTAATAATCCCTGGCTCAACTGTCTCTTTCTTACGGTAGACTCATTAGACTTGAGAACCATAAGCAAGACTTATCAATAAGCCTTTTTTGTTTTCCCCAAGGTCTTCCACAGATTAAAGGATAGTTTTCCACCTATATTTCCTCCGATTGGTATAAATACTTACTTTTGTGGTTTTCTCTGAGAAAAAGAAATTATATTTTATAGATCATGCGAGCTTCGCGAACCTTTTGTTTTTTAATTGTATTTGCGCTATTAGACTGCAGCAGAATGAGTCTTAGCTTGTCTCGCTAATAGGTATCAAATTTTCTTTTGCTTTGACGATTAAGTGAAATTTGTGGATATTGGTCATTGAAAACAACACGCCTTTAATTAAATAATGGACATTGCTCAATTTTCAATAAATGAACTAACTACAGAGAATGTTGCTTGCGAAACATCCTCTGTAAGCCTTGAGGCAGAAATACCTGAAGCTCTTTATAAAGGAATGAAAGACTTTATAGGGGCAAACCCAAATTGGGATCAATATCGTTTAATGAGCTCAGCATTGGCTAATTTTCTTTTTCAAAATGGATGTGATGATAGGGCTGTGACAGAAAGATATTTAAATGATTTGTTTGCTATGACTGATTCTTGATTGATTCAATACATGCTCGTCTAGTTATTGCCATCATCGTAAGAGTAGGGCTCTGCCAAGAAGAAGTTGGCCAGCAAGAACCATCTACTACAAGAATATTTTTGCATTGCCATAGCCTATTCCATTTATCTAGAACACTATTTTCCTGCCTTGTTCCCATAGGTGCTCCGCCCACTTCGTGGACGTAATAACCTGGTGGTGGAGGCGAATCTTGAAGAGCTAGGGCTTTTTGGGAAATTTCTTTTAAAAATGGAATCCTTATAAGATCATGAATGGGTTCTACTTCACCACCGCTTGCTTTTATACAATTTTCTATTGAAATATTCATATGATTAACCATTCTTAGTTCATTATCTTTCCACCTAAAGTCAATATTAGGTATAGGTATTTCCCACTTGTCTAATTGCTTAGAGAGACTCACTTTGTTTTCTTCATAAGGTAAAACTTCACCATGACCTATTAGAAATCCTGTTTTTGTTTTAGTTTTTGTTTTAATAAAATCTGGAGGCTCGAAACGGTCAATGCCCCCCCAAATTCCATAGCCACGGAGAAAATCAACTTTAATATTGGTATCTAGATTTTTTCCAAATGGTATAAAGAAACTACCTGCTCCAGTTAATTTATGAAGCTTTGTTTTTTCTTGCTCTTGATCATTTTTTATTGAGAAAAAACGGCATGTTGATATATGGTCCATTAAATAAGAACCTAATTTACCTGAAGGGTCAATTAGTCCCTTACTCCTTATATTTTCAGATGAGTTCAGCAATATTTTAAGACTTTGAATAGTTGAAGCACATAATATTATTAATTTACAATCAAGTTTTTCTCTTTCCTTGGTTTGTATATTTATAACATGTAAACCATTTGCTAACTTTTGTGAGCTATCCAATGAAATATATTCAACAATATGATTTGTTAGAAGCTCAACTTTACCTGTTTTAATGGCTTGTTTAAGTGTACTACCAACACTGCTATATCTAGGCCATAGACCATCTTTAATTATATCATGACCTCCAAAACCTCTCGAATGAATCATTGGATAGTTCAATGACTTAGTTAGATTATTTTTAAAAATCTGCTCAGAGGCTGTAAAAGGTAAGCTCTTTAAATAATGACCATCCGGTAATTGCTCCAGTCCATCTCTATTGCCGTGTACTTTTAATAATTTCTCTAAGTATGAGTAATGCTTTTCAAGATCCATATAATTTATTGGCCATTCTGGGCCAAAATTATCTATTTTTGCTGAACAAAAATCAGATTCTGAAAGCCTTAAAGTAATTCCTCCCCAAGTTAAACTTCTTCCTCCAACCTGTCGTCCTTGAGTCCATATAAATTCATTGTTTTTAGGTGTTATGTATTGATTATCCTTTTCATTAATATATAAGGAAGGATTGTTTTTCCAATATCCTGGATGTTGAGCTTGTACCTTCACTTCTCCACATATTATTCTATTTATCCTTTTAAAAGTATTTTGAGGCTCTGAACCTAATGCTTCCTTTGATGTTAATTCTGGTCCTGCCTCAATAACTAGAACACGCAAGCCTATTTGTGCAAGAGTAAGAGCGGCGACCCCACCCGTTGCGCCAGAGCCAATTACAACTGCTTCAAATGGATGTCTGAGCACTTTTTGTAGTCCTTGTTGATTTTGTCTTAAGCAGTTAAGAGATACATAGCAGTCTAAAAATGAAGCTTTTTAGCTTCTTGCTACCCATGAAGGTGCTCCAGAGAACCAGCTTCCAAGTTCATCTGGATCTGGTTTTTGCATTGAAATTGGTTCTGAGGTACCTAAGTCAAGGTTGTGTAGTAACTCATCTACTGCATCTGGATTTTTCTTGCCAAATTGAATTCGCGTTGCTTTTGTAAGCCAAGAGTTTACTTTCTGATCTTGGTCAGCAGCTTTTTGAATATATAGTCTTTCGTTAAAGCTTACTTGTTCCCCTTTAGATACTCTTGTGAGTATCTCTTTAATATGCTCTATGGTTATCGAGGAGAACATAACGAGAACTTAACTAATTACTTTCTAGCTAAATTTTCTCCGATGTTGTCGAACACTTTACAAACATTTTATTAAATTTTATAAGATAGATAAATGACCACTTAAATCTAATCCTAAAATAGCTTTTAGGCGTAGTTATTTTCTGAGCTTAATGCATTAATTCTATGATTTCTAGACTCCTATCATTATGGATCATTTTCTTGATTTTATTTGCCCCTACACAATCTAGCTTTGCTTCTATTGATTACGGTAAGCAAACATTAGTTGGAGAAGATTTCTCTAAATTAGACTTAAAAGGTGCTACTTTCTATTTAACAAATCTCCAAGATGCAGATCTTTCTGGTAGTGATTTGGAAGGAGCCAGTTTATTTGGAGCCAAATTGCTAAATTCTAATTTGTCAAATGCCAACCTTCATAATGCAACTCTGGATTCTGCGGTCTTTGAAGGAACTAATTTAGAAAATGCAGTTTTAGAAGATGCATTTGTATTTAATGCAAGATTTAGCGATGTTAATATTCAAGGAAGTGATTTTACTAATGTAATTCTTAGAAATCAAGATTTATCTTATTTATGCTCAATAGCAAATGGTACAAACCCTGTAACCAAGAGAAAAACAAAAGATACCCTACAATGTAATTAGTATTTTAAAATTTCTTCTTTATATTAAGTCTTATAGAATCATCTAGGAAACCAAGCATATTTAATTGTTTTTTTATCCTTGAAATAGTAAGATCTTCTAAGAAATTATTATTTATAATTTCTTTTAAAGTTATCTTAATAAGATTAAGTTCTCTTTTGGAACCTAATTTTCCACCTATTGATTTGTATCCTTCTCTTTTATAGTAATTAAGGCATTCTTTGTTATTTGCAACCTTTATTGCACTGTCTGAGTCCCTAAATAATATATAAATATAATCCTTTGGAGTATCTTCGATCTTTATTCTCTTTGAAATAAATTCTTTCTTGAGAGATATAGTATAAAATTTTTTATTTAATGATTTATATTTCATAATTAACTAGAAGATGATTTTACGGTTAATCCTTCATATTCCTCCCAAATATTATTAACTTCAGCAAGAGCTATTCTTTTTTTGCAAGCAACATCGTATCTCTCTAAAGCAGCTGAAGGTATCGACCCCTTGCTTTTCATTGTTCTTAGACCAATTTCTAGACATTGCAATGCCACGCTTGAAAGATCTCTGCCTTCAGCAGCAGCCCATGCTTTCATTAAGTAATTAAGACTAGAAGGAACTGATACTTGGAGTTTTGCAGAGTTTGTTGTGTTAAGAGTTAAATCATCGAGACTATTTTCTTTTTCTAAGATGTGACTTTTTATTGATTTCTTAAGAAGCCTTAGTTTCTCATCAAGCTCAGTGAAAGAATCTTTTTTAGCGATTTTTTGAATTTCATATATATCTTCTTCGCTTTTATTGATTGATTCAATTGCCCATGATGCTGCCTCCTCAGTTAAAGAAGTCTTCCTGAGCCACGCGTCCCTAATTTCGTTCCAAGTCTTTTCCATGCTTTGACTATGTTGCCTTTATTATAATATATCTAGATAGCATGTCTATAGACCCTGAATAGAGTCTATGTGGATATATTACTGATAAGTCTCTTTGGTTTTATGCTTGGCAAGCGTTTTCAAAGTGAATTTATTTACTCGAAATTTCCTAACTCATAAAGAAACAGGACTACTTTCCTTTTTCAAAGGATCCCTCTAGCTAATGGTGTTAGTGCATTGAGGTGTATTGGTATTACTAATGACTATTTGAATTTTTGCCTTTTTATTTAATTAGTAATGAATGTAAAATATTTTCAAATGTTCGAGGTCACCCTCCTATAGAACGGAGAGTGGGGGATTCGAACCCCCGAAGGACTTGCACCCTTGCTAGTTTTCAAGACTAGAGCCATAAACCACTCGACCAACTCTCCACTTTCGATTATACATTTCATAAAATCAAAGAATTCAATTTTTAGCCCATTTTACTTTCCTTTTATAGAGTGCGAATTACTTTTATACTGACGAACTGATAAGAATTTCTCTGAGTAACAAGCTAAATCCTTTGAGGCAATTCGATCTTAATTTATGGCATAATCATTGCGTATATAAGATTTTTCATGGCCAGCTCAAAGAGTAATCAATCCCGTTTCCTAGGTGATTTGCCTATGCAGGGTGAAATATCTGAAAAGGAGAAAGTTCGTTATATTTCTCATTTAATGTTTTTCATAGGCTGTGCCCTCTTTTCTTTTGGTATTTGGGCTCTAACAGGATTTACAGCATCTAGTGGTTCTACAGGTCCATTCCCTTTCTAAGAGTTAGTTAGTTACAACTGATTTGAAAATATTAATTTAATTGTTTCTAAAACTATATATCTCGATCAAGGCTATTTAGCTTTTCATCTCTGCTTTTTAGTAAGGTTTCAAACCATTTTGAAGCTGTGCACCTAGAAATAGATCTATTCCTAAGTAGATCACATATAACTGTGTAAAGAGGACCTACATTAACTGTGTTATCAAACCACTTCTCAAATGCCAATATTTCGGAGGGAGTATTACATGCACGCAACTGATCAATAATTGCATCATGAGTACTTTTACTTAAGATTTCGGTTTGTTTGTGTGCGATAGTCATTTGAAATTTTCTTAAATCATTTATTCCCCTTCTATACCATTAGCTCTTTATGGGCCTTCTTGCATCATTTTTTTCTTTTTATAAATAACTCATATTATTTTTAATATGCCTTAAGCAACTAGAAAAATAATGCTATGGAAAATATAAGATTTATTTATCTACTCTAAATATAGTCAGGAGAAGCCTTGTTAATGAGGCCCTTCACTTATTAATCCAATAGGAGAATTATTTCTGTGGCTTGGCTAGTGGGAGCAAGCACTTGTCAGAATCGCAACCGGCGGGACCGGCTTCTGTTAATTCACCTTGGTCATAAAGACTAAGAGCTTCAAAGAAATCATTGCTGACTCTTCTTTGAATTACTTCTGATTGAAGCCTTTCATATGTTTTTGAATCTATGGGCTCAAAAGGCAATCGAGGGAAAGTAGCATTTGCGTCGAATCTTGCAAGTAATGCTGCTGAGATATAACCCTTGTTGGCCTTTATTGAGTTGTAAATAGCCTCTGATAAAGGACCTATTTCGTTTTCTCTGAATTCTATTGTTGCAGAGGTGTTGTGATCGGTGTAATGACTTTGAACTTGCATATAAAAATCAAATTGAGCTAGGGCTGAGAAATTGTTGATCTCAATCTCATCTGCTCCAGGTATGTTTGCCCAACTGACTTCTGTAGGTATTTCAACTAGCCATTCAGTACATCTCGGATCAAATGGATTATCTAATAGCCTGCCATTTTCGTCTTTGTCAGATTGGGAAGGAACGATTGTATAGCCATAGTCCATACATGCCATTGCTACTGGGTCACTTTTTCGAAAAGTAATTCTTCTAATAAATCTTTGAGCTTTTGGCGGATGCCATCCAGGCGCTGCGCCTGTTAATAGACTTTTTGTGCCTGCTGGCTGGACTGTTGTGCATCTATTAGGTCTACGTAAATTATGTTTATCGCAATAATCCCATACTGTTTGGTTAACAATGTTCTTCCATCTTTTTAAATAATCTGCTTCTTGCTTTTTGAAGCTTTCACCCTGTTCTGAGTTGGGTCTTCCTTTTTCCCACCATTTGAGCCAAGGAGTACCAAAGGCGTGAACAAAAAAGTCAAATAAACCTGTAAAGCTAACTCCAACAATTGGATCTAAAGCTCGACTTTCTCTATAACGATCGACTTCAAAACGATGATTAAGTAGGCATGCTACAGATAGGCCTGCGGCTTTGAATGCTTTTTCTTGACCTTCTTTATCAGAAGGACTGATTTGATTTAGATGTACTTCAGCAAGATTACAGTGAAAATCCGCCCCAAGGATTTCGCCACATGGATTAAGTCCATACCTTCCTAGGCGGTGTTCCATTTCCGCTGAATTTATAGGCCCATAATTATCTTGTAACCATTTTGAGGCCTCTACTCGTCCTTGCTCGCAATAGATTTCAATGAATTCTTCACGAAGCTCTTTTGTTGTAAGAATATCGGCATTTGAACGAGCTATAGCTTCCGGCGCAAATTGAATAGCGCCTTCTCCTGAATGAAATTGCTTTACAACTGCATCATTGATTTCCTTAAGTGTTGGACGCGTGTGATAAACACGAGTATGGTTTGCCATCCTAAGAGCATCTCTTTCAGGATCTATCCTCCAGTTTCCATCTGAATCTTGTTCCCATAGATTTTCTTTTGCAGAAGTAGCAAGAGAATCATTTGATGAAAATTGACGCATTCCTGCGCTTCTACGAATATTTCCAGCAACTATCGTCACCGCTGCTTCGTCAATAAGTAGGCAGCATTCAACAGAAGTCAGTTGTCTGCCTAGGCCTCTGGAAAGAATTCCTGCAACACGAGGATATAAATCCTTTAACTTTACTGGGTTTGCCATTCCTCCAAAGCCTTTTAGAGATTCACCTGCAGGCCTAACATCATTTAAATCAATAGTCACCTCAACTGTTTCACCTTTGAATTGAGGGTCGCTACTTATTTGCAATAGGGCTTGATAGCTATCTACCCATCCTCTTCTGCTATCTCCTACTTTAATTAATACGTTGTTCCCTTTGACAGTAGAACTTGTTTTCTCTTTTCTGTTTTCTGCTTCTGTAATTCCTATCTCTGATACAGATTTTATGTTTATTGGATTAAGAATGATGGGCAGTTTATTGATTAAATGAGGTTCAATTATGGCGCCTGTACCACATCCCATCATCGCTAAATCCATCATCAGGCCAAAGGCTTCCCAATCAACAAGATTGGTTGAAGTGCAATTGTATGCACCTGAGAAATTTTTCTCTTTATTAATCCAATCAGTTCCGCCAATCCAAAGCCAACGTCCAGATGGAAGGGCTTTTTTTTCGGTTTGCATTTGAGCCATCAAAGCCACTTCTTCATTTGTCAGGCTTCCAAGTCGAAGAAGTCCTTGAAGATTTCTTGAACTTACCTGTTCCCAGCTTTCTCTACCAGAAGGGGTTTTGCGACTGTAAGTCCTATAGAAAACAGGGTTGGCAGCAGGAGCTGTTGCTGGAAAAGCTTGAGTAACATCTGGGTCAATTGAAGAATTGCGTTCAATTTTTTGTTTGCTAGCAGCTAGTGACAAAATCTTTATGTCTGTAAGTATTACGCAGGCTAACGCCATCGCTAGCGCAAGCAAGTTTTATTTACCACCATTGACAGTGTCTATTCAAACAACACTAGAAATCCGGCAATTCTTGTGCAACGTGTTACAGAACCAGAGCTGATGTTGGCTCCAGATCAAGTTCAAGCTTATGCAGAAGCTGACTTTTCTTCCTCTGAGGCAAGCATGCTCTCAGAAGTTGATTTGTTAATAAGAGATAGAGGTATGCATATAGATAGAAAGAAATTGATAGTTGACCTTGGTTGCGGTCCAGGGAACATAACGCAAAGGCTTGCTGATCAGTGGCCTGAAGCCAAGGTATTAGGACTTGACGATTCTCCTGAAATGCTGATGTATGCAAGGAAAAAGCAAAAAGAAAAGATTTCTTTCTTAGAAAGGATTACTTATAAAAAAATTAATATATCTCAAATTGCCAATGGTGATTTTCCTTTTAGAGAATGTGCTGATTTGGTTGTAAGTAATAGTCTTATTCATCACATACATGACCCTCTGATTTTTATTAAAGCCTTGAAAAATATTTCTAAACATGGAGCAATTCACTTTCACCGTGATTTACGACGGCCGTCAAGTTTAGAAGAGGCTTTAGCTATAAAGCAAAAACATCTTCCAACAGCACCTTCGGTTATGGAAAAAGATTTTATAGCATCTTTAAAGGCCGCATATACATCAAGAGAAATTAGCCAATACTTGAAGGATTCAGAGCTAAATAGTTTTAAGGTTGTTGAAGTAGATGATAGATATCTAGATGTATTTGGCGTAATAATTTAACTGCAAATATTAGATGCTCAATTTTACGATTTGCGGTAAATAATATTTAAGCTATATATTTCTAAATGAATTTTATATTCCTAGA is a window of Prochlorococcus marinus subsp. marinus str. CCMP1375 DNA encoding:
- the nrdJ gene encoding ribonucleoside-triphosphate reductase, adenosylcobalamin-dependent, yielding MALACVILTDIKILSLAASKQKIERNSSIDPDVTQAFPATAPAANPVFYRTYSRKTPSGRESWEQVSSRNLQGLLRLGSLTNEEVALMAQMQTEKKALPSGRWLWIGGTDWINKEKNFSGAYNCTSTNLVDWEAFGLMMDLAMMGCGTGAIIEPHLINKLPIILNPINIKSVSEIGITEAENRKEKTSSTVKGNNVLIKVGDSRRGWVDSYQALLQISSDPQFKGETVEVTIDLNDVRPAGESLKGFGGMANPVKLKDLYPRVAGILSRGLGRQLTSVECCLLIDEAAVTIVAGNIRRSAGMRQFSSNDSLATSAKENLWEQDSDGNWRIDPERDALRMANHTRVYHTRPTLKEINDAVVKQFHSGEGAIQFAPEAIARSNADILTTKELREEFIEIYCEQGRVEASKWLQDNYGPINSAEMEHRLGRYGLNPCGEILGADFHCNLAEVHLNQISPSDKEGQEKAFKAAGLSVACLLNHRFEVDRYRESRALDPIVGVSFTGLFDFFVHAFGTPWLKWWEKGRPNSEQGESFKKQEADYLKRWKNIVNQTVWDYCDKHNLRRPNRCTTVQPAGTKSLLTGAAPGWHPPKAQRFIRRITFRKSDPVAMACMDYGYTIVPSQSDKDENGRLLDNPFDPRCTEWLVEIPTEVSWANIPGADEIEINNFSALAQFDFYMQVQSHYTDHNTSATIEFRENEIGPLSEAIYNSIKANKGYISAALLARFDANATFPRLPFEPIDSKTYERLQSEVIQRRVSNDFFEALSLYDQGELTEAGPAGCDSDKCLLPLAKPQK
- a CDS encoding class I SAM-dependent methyltransferase, producing MQRVTEPELMLAPDQVQAYAEADFSSSEASMLSEVDLLIRDRGMHIDRKKLIVDLGCGPGNITQRLADQWPEAKVLGLDDSPEMLMYARKKQKEKISFLERITYKKINISQIANGDFPFRECADLVVSNSLIHHIHDPLIFIKALKNISKHGAIHFHRDLRRPSSLEEALAIKQKHLPTAPSVMEKDFIASLKAAYTSREISQYLKDSELNSFKVVEVDDRYLDVFGVII